GACGGCTGCAAGAAGTGCACCCAGGCGTGCCAGGCCATGCACCACACGCCGGAGGGGGTCGAGTGGATCAAGGTTTACACCCTGACCAATGCTGCCGGCGGCCCCTACTACCTTCCGCGCGTCTGCATGCAGTGCGAAAACGCCCCGTGTTACGAGGTATGCCCCGTGGGCGCCACGTTTTACGCCCCGGACGGCGTGGTGCTCATCGACCAGGACCGCTGCATCGGGTGCCGGCTTTGCATGGTGGCCTGCCCGTACGGGGCTCGGTACTTCACCTGGGATGACCCGCCGCCGGTCGACCCTGCGCAACTGGACGGCGAGAGCGGTCCCGAGTTTCCCGTTCCGCAACAGAAGGGAACCGTGAGCAAGTGCGTCCTGTGCGTGCACCGCCTGCGGGAGGGGAAGCTGCCGGCGTGCGTCGAGGCGTGCACCATGGAGGCCATCTACGTGGGCGACTGGGAGGCGGATCTCGCCACCAACGGGCGGGAGACGGTGCAGCTGTCGCGCTTTCTCAAGGAGAACGACGCGTTCCGCCTCAAGGAGGAATTGAATACCCGACCTCGGGTCTGGTACATCGCCGGGCACGGCCAGGACCTGGAGTACAAGTACTCACTTTGAACACACAGAGAGGTGCGTCAAGAGATGGCCGTGGAAGGGACGGGCATCGAAGAACTGCTGAGGGTCGCCGTCCGGCCGATGGGACGGCCGAGCTGGCGGTACCGGGCCCTCTTTGCGCTTCTCGGCGCGGCGGTGGCCTGGGGAGGGGTGGCCTACGCGTACCAGCTCGTCCACGGCCTCGGCGTCACCGGTTTGAACGACAACGTGCCCTGGGGTTTTTACGAGGCCAACATCGTCAGCTTCATCGGTTTCAGCTACGGCGGCGCGCTGACCTCTGCCATCTTGCGCCTGATCGGCGCGGGGTGGCGGACGCCCGTTACCAGGCTGGCGGAGGCGGTGGCGCTGGTCACCCTCCTCATCGGCGCGGCGTTTCCCATCATCCACCTGGGGCGCCCGGAGCGGGTGTGGGAGTTCCTGGCGAGCCCCCGGGCGAGTTCCCCGCTGGTCTGGGATGTCGTGGCGATCAGCACCTATCTGGCAGCGACCGCGGTGTTCCTCTACCTGCCGCTAATCCCTGACCTGGCGGCCTGCCGTGACTGGCCGGAGCTCGGCCTCGGCCGGATGCGCCGGCGCTTGGTGGAGCGGCTGGCCGCCGGCTGGCAGGGGCTTCCGGACCAGCGCGCCTGCCTCCATCGCGCCCTCGGCATCGTCTCGGTGCTGATCATTCCGCTGGCGGTCAGCGTCCACTCGGTTCTGGCCTGGGCGTTTGCCGTCACGAGCCGGCCCGGCTGGCACAGCACCATCTACGGCCCGTACTTCGTCGTGGCGGCGCTGTATGCCGGCGTGGCGCTGGTGATCGTCGTGGTCGGCGTCTACCGCAAGGCCTACCGGCTGGAGCGGTACATCACCGAGGTCCAGCTGCGCAACCTCGGGTTCATCCTGCTGGCCCTGGGTGCAGTGTACCTGTACTTCACCTTCGCGGAGATGCTGACCGAAGGGTACGTGGCGGCCCGGGACACCGTGCCCATCATCGAAGCGCTCCTGACGGGTAGTTACTCGCCCCTCTTCTGGCTTGTCGTAGTCGGGGGTATTGTGGTTCCCATCCTGCTGGTGGCGTTTCCACTGACGCGAAACCCGGCGGGCATCACGGC
The nucleotide sequence above comes from Bacillota bacterium. Encoded proteins:
- the dsrO gene encoding sulfate reduction electron transfer complex DsrMKJOP subunit DsrO; its protein translation is DAVNPGGRIPRRRFLQGVGASVLAGLGGAQVIRLGAEAGQSAPELPATRQRWALVIDLRRCDGCKKCTQACQAMHHTPEGVEWIKVYTLTNAAGGPYYLPRVCMQCENAPCYEVCPVGATFYAPDGVVLIDQDRCIGCRLCMVACPYGARYFTWDDPPPVDPAQLDGESGPEFPVPQQKGTVSKCVLCVHRLREGKLPACVEACTMEAIYVGDWEADLATNGRETVQLSRFLKENDAFRLKEELNTRPRVWYIAGHGQDLEYKYSL
- the nrfD gene encoding NrfD/PsrC family molybdoenzyme membrane anchor subunit, with translation MAVEGTGIEELLRVAVRPMGRPSWRYRALFALLGAAVAWGGVAYAYQLVHGLGVTGLNDNVPWGFYEANIVSFIGFSYGGALTSAILRLIGAGWRTPVTRLAEAVALVTLLIGAAFPIIHLGRPERVWEFLASPRASSPLVWDVVAISTYLAATAVFLYLPLIPDLAACRDWPELGLGRMRRRLVERLAAGWQGLPDQRACLHRALGIVSVLIIPLAVSVHSVLAWAFAVTSRPGWHSTIYGPYFVVAALYAGVALVIVVVGVYRKAYRLERYITEVQLRNLGFILLALGAVYLYFTFAEMLTEGYVAARDTVPIIEALLTGSYSPLFWLVVVGGIVVPILLVAFPLTRNPAGITAAGLLAAGGMWLKRFLIVVPPLVQPPLGEEVAFYAPTWVEISITVAATAAIPFLVMVLFRFVPVLPVWEMVEESERVASERRRLAAARAGAGGAGGGV